The window TAACTAACAAACAGGCACACTTTATTGTAGAGTAAATCTTACCTATAAAACATGGGGTACTCAAAAACCGGCACTGGGGTTACAATAATCTAACGTTAGTGactacaatataaaaaaaggcTTATTCCAATTCTGTTACATGGGACCTACAGTATTCATCTGAACACAAATGTTTACATCCCTTAGATCACGATGACAGTAATTTATGTGGCTGCTATTTGGCTCCTAAGTGGATAATATAATCAGTAGAAAGATTCCAACTTCATGCAACAATACAACAAGTATCCCACAAAAAACAACTAAcaaacaggttaaataaagaaaaacttcACAGTTATGTTTCTTCTCACATTCATTCGTTAAGAACCAGACACGCATGCAAGATGGGTTCTAAACTGAACACAATGCTAAAGTGACAGCTTTTATTTTGCTTGTGTTCTGGAAACTCCTTGTATAATCACGCCCAGCTTGTGCTGTGGCAATAAAGTTAGTGGAGATTGATTTATCACTTGCTGATATAAGAAATGTTCTCTTTGTACCCTGTCCGGAAGGTCTAATACAATACAGGGGCAAAGGCAGACTTTAAACCATATATATAGAAATACATAAAGTGCTTctgtcaaaacaaacaaacagtacaAAACAGTTTCCAAAAAAGAGGTATCAAAACAATGCACTTGGGGATGTGGAGTAAACTGGTGTCAGTTGGACAACAGATAAGATTCCTGTGATACAGACAAATGGGCTGGGGattcttgtttttaaaaaaaaaaggcatgagTTCAGACATGAGTAGATATAGGTAGGGGTGGTTGGCAGGGATTCATCCCAGAATGAGGCTAGACTTTCCCCCAGGGGGATTCCTGCGACCAGACGGTACTCCTGCAGCGGGATCGTCTGCTGGAGGGGCCTCCTCCTTCTGCTCTGGAACGGCTTCAGGCTCGGGAGCACTGTTGTCTGAACACACGCAGGGAGACAGTTGACTACCAGTTACATTTCAATTCCATTTGAATtgtagtgtcaaatcataactgAAGTTATCACAGGACACTTCAGAAGTAAAGTAGTTATAtttttacagagacccaacaattccccccgAGGGAAACCATTTTCTTAATTGCAGACATTATGAGGGAGTGGCAACAACTTTTGCATTTCAACAACCTCAGCCANNNNNNNNNNNactactactactactactactactactactactactactaccaccatTTTCTCCTTCTTTATTATGAGTCACATATCTATCCTTTTCTCCACATTGTTTGTAGCAGCATTGATATCACTGCTGCCAAAAAAGCAGTCAATATTGAATTACACTGCAATACACAATTTACCTGgaatcgttaaaaaaaaaagttatccggtgttttaaagcaactctAAAGTTAAGTTAATTAGCTATACTTGATTAAATCTGACGGTCACTGGCTGAGATTGAGAAGCTGTTTTTGACTTCAGAAATCAAGGACCCATTGTTGATAAAAATGAACAAACATTTTAGGTGGTAAATACTATTACTTTCTTAGACAAGAGAGTAAGTATTTTATGGtatattttataacatttagATTGACCACTAGCACACTGATCTTCATTTAATAGATTAGCATTGACTAGGGGTTTCACTGAATAGTAGACTACCAAGGCTGAAGTTTAACTCCTTTATTAAGCAGTTACAGTGAGGTCACATATTCTGACTACTGTGCTGGTCCATTTAATATTtggttctttcttttctttaaatatgattcttttaagttttaaatgtaGGTCTTGTGTATGATTTAGGTAGGTTATTACAAATGTCACAAAGAAATAAGTGTTTAgaaacatttcagagaaaatatACCTTAATATATTTCATTTACTTTCAGATAAACATATGTTTTGATGCCAGAGGGTGTTAATATGGTTACCAGCGGTTTACTCGTTCTTTCTGGGTCACAGCTTTCGGTGCAACACCGGCGGCCAGCAAGAGCAAGGGAAAGTTGAAGTGCCAGTAAGTGGGCTTAGCAGTCAAATTATGTTTGAGTTGTTACATGTATTTTACAAGAGGACGTGAATGAGAatccatgcatgcatgcatgcatgcacatttgGTTTCTTTTCGTAGCCTCTAGCCTCTGCCGCTAGTTAAAGAGTCTCCTCCAGGACTAATGTCCCCTCTTCAGTTTATTTACACACACTTGTTTTCTGAATCTTGTgccttgttttatttagttgcaGCTCTTTGTGTGCAGCAGCCATTTCTCCTGTAAGCCTCTCCGTCTGCCTTAGCTGTAACCAGTAAGCTGAACAACACATCAGGTCAGCCACAGTGAACCACTTTTTAACAGTGTCAGCAAGCTTTGACTCTCTCTCCGCCATAACATAGTAATTCCAGAGATTGTTGATCTTGCTGTTctgattgtttaaaaaaacaaaacgttaaCTCAGATTTTATGCATATTGTGTGGTGTTCTTTATAGGCTACTATGACATGATTCTCCTTTATTGCCTTGCTTACAGGTTTGTGATACATTTATATCTGTACTATTGCCTTTACTGTGGCTGTACACAGCCCTAACGCTGTGGTGTTTAAAAATTGGGTACCATATGCCactttttaaagttaatttaaaaattaaaataacctAAACATTGGGCCGGAATTACAGATGaattttcataaaacatttttaaagcaaaggAAATGTATGCCTATATGTATTTATGCGCGTATATGCATATGTATACAGGTACATAATGCACGTGCATCTGTGCATGTGTACATGTATTAAATCGTGATGTGTGACGTGATATTTTTAAAGATGTCACACATTCCCATTCTTACGCCagtggtttaaaaagaaaaaaaacaggtgcTTACCATAATCACGTACAAGATTTTCTCCATCCtacaaaaaacaagcagaaaataCAAGTTTAGTATTTTATCAGCCTTCAGAGACTAAAAAAGTTAATTCTGTACTGTGTCATCAGTCTTGTTGAAAAGCCATACATACACTCAATGATAAAATGTGAGTAGGTATAACTTAAATGTCATTTGGTAATGTTCCTAAGTAATTGATACACAAGCTACCTTTAAGACCATAAGTGAAGATCTGAAGAAAATACATAGATACTTTAAATCATTTGAACTTGGACATTTGGACAGTATGTTTGTCTGCCTTCAGGATTCACTTAATTTCTTCCAACCACAACTCATGATCTGATGCAGGATCTTACTGTGGCGGGGGCGTCTGCAGATTGGTTGCTGGTTTggctccctcctctcctcaggGGGGCTGATGACTCACCACAAAGCACACCTGTGGGCTTCCCACCTGGAAGAACAAGATGGCTCAGGCCGtcacatacagtgccttgcgaaagtattcgggcccccttgaacttttcaaccttttgacacattcagATCCTAAAACATGGCGTCGGAGCGTTTGTAATTTCACAGAAACGATTTACACGTAACTTATATGTCTTTGTCATAAAAGGAAATGGCAAGATCCCTTGAGCGAAATTATCCTGATAACTGCAGTCCACTGAGCCAATGACCTGACCttaagacccccccccccccccccccccccccccccccccattatttTGGACATTTCTGTGTGAGCAAGTTACTCCTACACTTCCTACTAGTTTACAATTGTGCTTTGGGAAATTTTCTGATTTGGGAAATTCATCTTTCATTCTAAATGTGTTTCTGACAATAACTCCATTCACACTGTCTAATAAAATATGCAGTCATATCCTGCTGTATAAATTATTTCCCTTTCTTTTCCCCCCGGCTGTTTTGGTTCCGTTTTCACTCCTGTTATGTGCAACTCATTACATAGCTTAACAAGGCAAGCCATTGTTATTTTCACAACAAGTAATGCTACTCAGAATGCTATTATTTGGCATGGGGGTGAGACTATGCATGATCTACGACCCTTTTAGGGGGGTAAGACGCAATATGGATTTTGAAATATGTTGGATTTATTGATCATGGGCAAATGTTTCATCACACATCAAATACCTGTATATTATGTCTGGGACAGAAAACCCTGCCGCCATTTTTAAAAGAGTTTCTGATATTCGTATTTGTCCACCTCTTGGATCAAatgtttaataaattaaatattaaattttaaatatttttcttggtcttccagatcttgctttaacttccactgttcttGATGaatgccatttcttaattacattccaaacaaaacgctttgctatcttcttatagccttctcctgctttgtgagcatcaactattttcagtttcagttttctagacaactgcttagaagaaccaaTGGTGCTGATTggtggggcaaggtcagatgagtctgggcatttaaagcCTTATGATttacatcacctggtctttccagacgatgattcagaacaatccatgacgctgtcaggtctcagctttccaaagggggcggtgcatgctataaactctgaagggtgcccaaacttttgcagatgccattttttgttttctgttattttgaaagtgtaaatgatggaaataaaatgtaactttttgtgacatattatatgaatgtctaatctgtcatttgatgccttttgtagatttttacatcttttcttaGCTtcattatgcacattaatacaattttttagcTGGGGTGCCCCACTGTATAGGTAAAAATGACAGTGGAAAGATTTTGTCCTGCCGCCACAAACCCACAAACATCCTTCAACTGGCTACCTTTCCATTTGAATAGCAGCTCAAAAATCTTTGACATAGGCTTCCTGGTTAATAAACCATCACCTTAGTGATATAGAATCCAGGCGGATGCCATTATAAGGTCATCCAACTTTGCACATGCTAATGACAGAAAAGCTACTTTGATGAGACTCTGGGAAAGCCAGATGTAGTTGCTACTAAAGCGGCTAAAACACTAACAACTTGACACCTGACTTATATTGTGACATCACTGACAGACAGTGTCAAACAAATATGGCCATACCCTACCAGCCTATGAACAAATTTACTAGAAGAGGTGTTGTGATGGCTGGCCAAGGTTATCATGATATTCGTCCAATTTGTGTTAGTTACAATTTATATTCATTGCATATAATAATACACttaatgtatatacatatttcaTATTGAAAATTTAGACATGtgatattggaaaaaataaGCAGGAACAAGAAATAGATTGCTGATCCATTTTAGCACTCAACAAGGTCTGAGACCGGACCTGAGCTGGTCTATGCAATGCACAGTACAATGAAAGCTACTTGGATTAtgagatgaactgaactggaatttgaataatggtaatataacagatgtattttatttattatcaatggtacaattattaaaatgggtgaatttgttaaaagggataaaatggtaAGTTGAAAGTGTTGCTGTTGTTACACGGGCGCCaccatgttggaattccacaatctactacgtcactggcatggtaagctactccgtggctaactagcactagcagcgaAGCCATAGCAACAGCATACAAAGAGTCGGGGGTTAcaacacatttccacaggctacctttgacaGGGAAAAATACTGTCCTCAACTCATGTCTGAGTCTGTAGCGAGCATTTTTTAGCCACAGACTATTTAGAGAGCTGTGCTTTTGATACAACAGCGTCATTGGTGCTTTTGTTCTAGAAAATGAAAAACCACTGGACTAGATCACAAATGCATCACTTTTACTTCCAAATTTGCGTCAATGCCTCTTTTGATAACATTTTGCTGTGTGACATTCTACATTTAGGGAAGGACCTAAACACCTATAAAACATTGTATCGAGTTTCTCAGTCTTTTGTTATTCCTCTTGGAAATATATACtttttaaattctaaattaAACCTTGTGAGTGAACAAGGACTTGAGGCAGCTCATTTCTACCTAATTatttagatctctgcagggttgaGAAGATCCTGATCAACAGAAAAACACTAGTGATTAAATATCTAATGacagcctgaaagagaaacCAATTCATCATTTAACCTGTCATAAACCTGTCAAGTATCACCACCGGAGACAACAAATGTTATTCTTAAGTACTGCAGCTGTCTGAGGTTTTGACTAGACAAGGACAAGTTCGGTCCAGCAGCAAGAGAAAAACCTTCATTGAAAACCTTGTATCTCCAAAACATAGCACTGGTTGTGTGCTTTGTTTAAGTGACACCatccagtgtttcccacacataGACCAATTTGTGGCAGCGTGCCAGACAATCAACACCGGCCGCCACACATAGCAGGTTTTTtgacacaattttaaaaacGCAGCGTATTCGCTCAGCAACATTTCCATTCCCTGCTCTCCCTACGTCTCTCTGTCACCatgggtctctctctcacacacaaacaaacacagctcCTCCCCTCTGTGCCTAAAGCGTCTTTCTCCATGAAAACGAGAAAAGATGGCTGGCAAAATTCACAAGTTCACGTAAGGTTGGTATCTCGTGAACACCTTTACACAATCACTCTGAAGTACAATGTCagtgtgttaatgttggagtCCCGACCCGACCCTTAGCAAACAAGTGATTGCGCCTGCTTTAGAAAGTTAACTGCTCGCAAGTTTACAATAAAATGCAGTTGGGTTGTCGAGGTCAAAACACTATATGTAGCAGCTGTGAATCAGATCaacttttttataaataatgttaTGTCATTTTTCTACTCTGAATGTTTGCTGCTTCAATCCAGATGAGTATTGAAAAGTATTTTCCACTGAAAAAGGCATGTGTTGGGGATGAGGACCAGCCTGAACCGGAGGTATCAGTCTAAAACAGAGCTGAACAGTCAGACCAGTGTAATTAGTTATGCTACgaatttgtttacaatattTTCTCAGGTTTCACCAGTGCTGCTCAAGCAGAAAGACAGGGTCATGGAGAAAAAGAGATAGATTTGTTAGGCATTGAAGAAAGCGCAGGAGAGGAAGCCAGTATCCAACAGCGTGTCCTCCTCAGTTTTTGATACTTGATTGTTACGGAAATAAGTTGTTGTCGTCGTCGGCCCCCCCCTAGCCACAAATTGAGTTGTAAGCTTTCACAGTAAAGCAACAATTGTTTGAAGAAGAGGTAGACTGTACCTGGTGGATTGTTCCTTCGATTGGCATAGGGGTCCTCTGGCTCAGCGAAAACACTGGAGGCCATCTTGTCTTTCCGGACAGGAGGCTTCTTCTCATCTGCACCAAATGTAATGTTGGAGCCGCCGCCGGGAGGGCGCAATACCCTGGAAAGATAGAGATCATCGTATTCATGAAAAATAACCTACCTAAATGCTGTGGTTCAGATTAGGATTGTGCAATCAGTGACAAATTATTCTTCATTCACACTCACAATAAAAgtcaaaatcatttttattttgcgTCATTTAACAATGACATTGGATAAAACGTAATAACTTAAACTGTCTATCAGATGTTTCAACTCATCATCTATCTTTGCACTGTCGGTGCAGCCAGATTCAAATGGGTTGCggctgagatttaaaaaaaagtcacgtCAGACATTAATGTTTTACACTGAACTTTAAATTACTTGTGGAATACAATAGCATTACCTATAATGTGTCTATGTGGACTTTATATGCAGACTAGTATTGTTCCACTTATAATTATATTATCTGTGACAGTGAGAATACCATAATTACAGGTGTTTTTGATTGTTATATGTCATTTATATCAACAAGGGTAGACTAAATATTAAGAACACCTGTCAATATAATGCAATACAgttcaacagcaccacaaactacaGCTTTAAAAATGACCTTTATGGGGGTAGGATTTATTGCAGGCCTGTTGGATTAGACTGCACCATTCTTTTCCAGGTGCCTATTAAACTGACAACGGTTTTTGCTTTGGGATACAGTTTACACTGAtaaatattgatcatgtgatttCCTCTCACATTGAAAGGTAACACTAAATAGGGCTTTAACACACTGGTAAATACATTGGTtcaatgtatttatgtatgttgcATTCCTCACATTGCTTTGAGTAGTGTCGCGCTCTGATCGAATTTACAATAATAACGACAtattaataactttaaaaaaatgtttaacgAGGTTTAGCTAAATTGCTCATTTAAACATCGTGGATTTTAAATATGCCTCCTTCCAGTTTTATATGCGAGGATTCCTTTACCAGCATCGCTATGTGATGTGATGAAAAATACACATGTGGCTTGGATTATTCAATCAGGTGTAAAGTATCAAGCTGTAACGTTAACATAGCCCTCGCCTCAATGGGGCCATATGGAGGGCAGACTAAAAGATGTCTTATTTTAATTCCCTGATCTTCTCGATTACGGATCTGAAATCCACGGGGGCCCCACCCAACTGGAATTACAGATCTGATAAATCTTTAGCTTCCACACAGTCAACACGAAAAGGCAATAAGGAAACATACAGGTAAAAGGCCTACAATTAACACTAATGTTAGCAGTTAATGACGAGCAGCCTAGTCTGTAACGTCCCTTGCTAGCTAAGAAGCTTCTCTACAAAAGGGAGGGTACATGTGTGCTatcttgctagctagctaacgtaagAAAATGGGAATGGTCCACCCCAACAGACACAACGGGAAGGTGTGGTACCGAGGTGTCTCCAAGCATCGTCGCCACATGCTCAGCTAGTTTCAAGCATTTCGAAACGGTTAAGTTAATAATTACGGGCAGgtgtaggagaaaaaaaacgttataAATGTAAGGGTTAAGCGTTAAGTTTAACGTCAGAGAATGCTGGACTTGTGGGCATCATGGTGGCTAACGGGTTACGGAACGGTTTGAAAGACGCATTTTTACCTGGAACTGCTTTTAGAGCCGGGCTCCATCCCTTGATATGTCGTGGTGGTTGTCATTTTTGCGAAAGAAGTTGTCAAATATGTATAAATCTTACAGGTTATACGCGAATAACACTTTCATTAGCAGTACTTTACCGCCTCATCATTGTCTATCCTAGTCAGTGGTTCCCAATAATCAACCTGCCTTCTGTATGAGTGGACAAGTGACAAGAAGGAGCGATCTCACTTCCggtcacattttcaaaacaaaccgTGTGAACCtgacaaatacattttggcGTTTAagatcaaatttaaaaacaaattagagctaaatattttttttaaaggagtgcATAATTAACGCTAAGTGGTATTTCTTCTTTAACAAAAGATGACACATTTAGATTCTAATTTGAAAGCGGAAACTTATTTCCGATCCTTCGCTGCTTTTCCTAGTACATCCATGGTTTagttcatttacacacacagtctacGAGTTTGACAGACGTACTGGtgcgacaaaaaaaaaaaaaaaaaaaaaaaaaaaaaaaaccattttggACATGGTGCCTGTATAATACTTTAGGTAATACTAAAAGTAAATAGTTGGATATTAGCAAATGAATTAAACAGGTGATTCGATTTAGTTTTGAAAAGGCCTGCGTCTTGATTTGATGTTGACCCATAAACTCGTCATGTTGAATTCTGACAGCTACAGGTTATTTCAACCTCATTCGAAAATGTATAGTGTAGAACTAATccagtttggggggggggaaagctaGTTCTGATACAGTAGCTGTTTTATGTACTAGTTAAAACAATGTATGcataaaataaactttgacacaggaaaaaaaaaaaaactcaatttattcaaataacacattttataacCGATGTGAATTTAAAATGCCAGCTTACTGAACAATTTGAATCAAAACCTTAAAGACAtgggtaaaaaaacaagacaaggaATTCTCTCTAAAccctccagaaaaaaaacaaaaaacaaaaaaaaggcaagattttcatttctttagcACATTAGACTCACTGTAGCTTACAAGTTGTCTACACCACGCAGTTCGGACATGTTAAGATACAAACAGTGTGATTACATCAACTG of the Etheostoma spectabile isolate EspeVRDwgs_2016 chromosome 2, UIUC_Espe_1.0, whole genome shotgun sequence genome contains:
- the jpt1a gene encoding jupiter microtubule associated homolog 1a; this encodes MTTTTTYQGMEPGSKSSSRVLRPPGGGSNITFGADEKKPPVRKDKMASSVFAEPEDPYANRRNNPPGGKPTGVLCGESSAPLRRGGSQTSNQSADAPATDGENLVRDYDNSAPEPEAVPEQKEEAPPADDPAAGVPSGRRNPPGGKSSLILG